The Pseudofrankia inefficax genome window below encodes:
- a CDS encoding glycosyltransferase family 4 protein produces the protein MRIGLACPYTWDVPGGVQVHVRDLAETLIAAGHEVSVITPADDSDTLPGYAVDAGRALPVPYNGSVSRVLMGPVSATRVRRWLRENAFDVLHVHEPTAPSVGLLACMLADGPIVATFHTANPRSKILTAAQGALQPSLEKLRARIAVSEAARRTIVEHLGTSAVLIPNGVRVAGFADARPMPGYEPPRHTVCFLGRIDEPRKGLDVLLAALPELARRVPDVRLLVAGPGDVAAVRSRLDPALRDRVELVGLVPNEDKARVFASGDVYCAPNTGQESFGIVLLEAMASGTPVMASDLDAFRRVLDDGRAGRLFGVGEPAQLADGLAELLLDDAARAAFAARGRAVVAGYDWPVIAESIVDLYRMVSDGAGPVSLVSSASDA, from the coding sequence GTGAGGATCGGCCTCGCCTGCCCGTACACCTGGGACGTCCCGGGCGGCGTGCAGGTCCACGTCCGCGACCTGGCCGAGACGTTGATCGCGGCCGGTCACGAGGTCTCGGTCATCACCCCGGCCGACGACTCCGACACGCTGCCCGGCTACGCCGTCGACGCCGGCCGGGCGCTGCCGGTGCCGTACAACGGCTCGGTCTCCCGGGTGCTGATGGGCCCGGTGTCCGCGACCCGGGTGCGCCGCTGGCTGCGCGAGAACGCCTTCGACGTGCTGCACGTGCACGAGCCCACCGCGCCGAGCGTCGGGCTGCTCGCGTGCATGCTCGCCGACGGCCCGATCGTCGCCACCTTCCACACGGCCAACCCCCGGTCGAAGATCCTCACGGCGGCCCAGGGCGCGCTGCAGCCCTCGCTGGAGAAGCTCCGGGCCCGGATCGCGGTCTCCGAGGCCGCCCGGCGCACGATCGTCGAGCATCTGGGCACGTCGGCGGTGCTGATCCCGAACGGGGTGCGCGTCGCCGGGTTCGCCGATGCCCGGCCTATGCCCGGCTACGAGCCGCCCCGGCACACAGTGTGCTTCCTCGGCCGGATCGACGAGCCCCGCAAGGGCCTGGACGTGCTGCTCGCGGCGTTGCCGGAGCTGGCCCGCCGGGTCCCCGACGTCCGGCTCCTGGTGGCCGGCCCCGGCGACGTGGCGGCGGTCCGCTCCCGGCTGGACCCCGCGCTGCGCGACCGGGTGGAGCTGGTCGGCCTGGTGCCGAACGAGGACAAGGCCAGGGTCTTCGCCTCCGGCGACGTCTACTGCGCGCCGAACACCGGCCAGGAGAGCTTCGGCATCGTGCTGCTGGAGGCGATGGCCTCCGGTACCCCGGTGATGGCCAGTGACCTCGACGCGTTCCGCCGGGTGCTCGACGACGGCCGGGCCGGCCGGCTGTTCGGGGTCGGCGAGCCGGCGCAGCTCGCCGACGGCCTAGCCGAGCTGCTGCTCGACGACGCGGCCCGGGCGGCGTTCGCGGCGCGCGGCCGGGCCGTGGTCGCCGGCTACGACTGGCCGGTGATCGCCGAGTCGATCGTGGACCTGTACCGGATGGTCAGTGACGGCGCCGGCCCTGTGTCCCTCGTCTCGTCCGCCTCCGACGCCTGA
- the secF gene encoding protein translocase subunit SecF codes for MSSPITRFLRGQHAFDFIGRRRVWYIISGVLLTICVLSMIVRGFSLGIDFSGGAVFQFPSKGHSIEDARGALHHAGVNADDAVIQELQTSKQLRVQTPVLTDTQTTKVTTAIEQDFGVKSNEIDISTVGASWGSTITNKAIEGLVIFLVLVMVYLSVRFEWKMAAAAMAALVHDLVVTLGVYSLIGFEVTPDTVIAVLAILGFSLYDTVVVFDRIRENTAGMATSSKRTYAEATNDSLNETLIRSLNTSFIALIPVASLLFVGAGLLGAGTLKDLALAQFVGIASGTYSSIFIAAPLLVDFKRSEQAVKALDARVTRARTSAARSAAETAKAGSGPAPGGRSQAYTVAYATDGPEVGDDRTPAPAGATPRRPGTRPAAGRGPAAARRSGGRGRSGGRKRR; via the coding sequence ATGTCTTCGCCGATCACCCGGTTCCTGCGCGGCCAGCACGCCTTCGACTTCATCGGCCGACGCCGGGTCTGGTACATCATCTCGGGCGTACTGCTCACGATCTGCGTCCTGAGCATGATCGTGCGAGGCTTCTCGCTGGGCATCGACTTCTCCGGCGGCGCGGTCTTCCAGTTCCCGTCCAAGGGCCACTCGATCGAGGACGCCCGCGGTGCCCTGCACCACGCCGGGGTCAACGCGGACGATGCGGTCATCCAGGAACTGCAGACCAGCAAGCAGCTGCGGGTGCAGACCCCGGTCCTCACCGACACCCAGACGACCAAGGTGACGACCGCGATCGAGCAGGACTTCGGCGTGAAGTCCAACGAGATCGACATCTCGACGGTCGGCGCCTCGTGGGGCTCGACCATCACCAACAAAGCCATCGAAGGCCTTGTGATCTTCCTGGTCCTGGTGATGGTGTACCTGTCGGTCCGGTTCGAGTGGAAGATGGCGGCCGCCGCGATGGCGGCGCTGGTCCACGACCTGGTCGTGACGCTCGGCGTCTACTCGCTGATCGGCTTCGAGGTCACCCCGGACACGGTCATCGCCGTGCTGGCCATCCTCGGCTTCTCGCTGTACGACACCGTCGTCGTGTTCGACCGGATACGCGAGAACACGGCCGGGATGGCGACCTCCAGCAAGCGCACCTACGCCGAGGCCACGAACGACTCGCTCAACGAGACCCTGATCCGGTCGCTGAACACCTCGTTCATCGCGCTGATCCCGGTCGCGTCCCTGTTGTTCGTCGGCGCCGGGCTGCTGGGCGCCGGCACGTTGAAGGACCTGGCGCTGGCTCAGTTCGTCGGCATCGCCTCCGGTACGTACTCGTCGATCTTCATCGCCGCGCCGCTGCTGGTCGACTTCAAGCGGTCCGAGCAGGCGGTCAAGGCCCTCGACGCCCGGGTCACCCGGGCCAGGACGAGCGCCGCCCGCTCCGCGGCCGAGACGGCCAAGGCCGGGTCGGGACCGGCGCCGGGTGGGCGATCCCAGGCCTACACCGTCGCGTATGCCACGGACGGGCCTGAGGTGGGCGACGACCGAACGCCGGCGCCGGCCGGGGCGACACCCCGACGGCCCGGAACCCGACCGGCGGCGGGCCGCGGGCCCGCCGCGGCGCGCCGAAGCGGTGGACGCGGTCGCTCCGGCGGCAGGAAGCGGCGGTAA
- the pdxT gene encoding pyridoxal 5'-phosphate synthase glutaminase subunit PdxT, protein MGRPRVGVLALQGDVREHVRALAVTGADAVEVRRPTELAALDGLVLPGGESTTIGRLLKIFELLEPLRDAVADGLPVYGSCAGMILLARDVLDGRPDQPLIGGLDVVVRRNAFGRQVDSFEADLDVAGVGGPPVHAVFIRAPWVEKAGDAVTVLARVGEHPVAVRQGHLLATSFHPELTGDTRMHELFVEMVLQRGRA, encoded by the coding sequence GTGGGGCGTCCCCGGGTGGGCGTGCTCGCGCTGCAGGGTGACGTGCGGGAACACGTGCGGGCGCTGGCCGTGACCGGCGCCGACGCGGTCGAGGTGCGGCGGCCCACGGAGCTGGCCGCCCTCGACGGTCTGGTGCTGCCGGGCGGTGAGTCGACCACCATCGGCCGGCTCCTGAAGATCTTCGAGCTGCTCGAACCGCTCCGGGATGCCGTCGCGGATGGTCTTCCGGTGTACGGTTCGTGCGCCGGCATGATCCTGCTCGCGCGGGACGTGCTGGACGGCCGGCCCGACCAGCCGCTGATCGGTGGGCTCGACGTGGTCGTGCGGCGCAACGCCTTCGGTCGTCAGGTCGACTCTTTCGAGGCCGACCTCGACGTGGCCGGGGTCGGCGGTCCGCCCGTGCACGCCGTGTTCATCCGCGCCCCGTGGGTGGAGAAGGCCGGCGACGCGGTGACGGTCCTGGCTCGGGTCGGGGAGCATCCGGTGGCCGTGCGGCAGGGGCACCTGTTGGCCACCTCGTTCCACCCCGAGCTGACCGGGGACACCCGGATGCACGAGCTGTTCGTCGAGATGGTTCTACAGAGGGGCAGGGCATGA
- the ruvA gene encoding Holliday junction branch migration protein RuvA — protein sequence MIASVAGTVLSVSPTAAVVEVGGVGLLVQCTPATLAGLAVGEPARLATALVVRETELTLYGFADADERDVYETLQGAAGVGPKLAQAVLGVLAPDEVRRAVADEDLAALTRVPGVGRKGAQRIVLDLKDKLGPPVGGAPARQAAGGRVLPAPRTAPEQVTDALGGLGYSTREAEDAVAAVLAGDGTDTDDVSAMLRAALAFLRPR from the coding sequence ATGATCGCGTCGGTCGCGGGGACGGTGCTGTCGGTGTCGCCGACGGCGGCCGTCGTCGAGGTCGGCGGGGTCGGGCTGCTGGTCCAGTGCACCCCGGCGACGCTGGCCGGCCTGGCCGTCGGCGAGCCGGCCCGGCTGGCGACCGCGCTGGTGGTCCGCGAGACCGAGCTGACCCTCTACGGCTTCGCCGACGCGGACGAGCGCGACGTCTACGAGACCCTGCAGGGCGCGGCCGGCGTCGGCCCCAAGCTCGCCCAGGCGGTGCTGGGCGTGCTCGCCCCCGACGAGGTGCGCCGGGCCGTCGCGGACGAGGACCTGGCGGCGCTGACGCGGGTCCCGGGCGTCGGCCGCAAGGGCGCCCAGCGCATCGTGCTCGACCTCAAGGACAAGCTCGGCCCGCCCGTCGGCGGCGCGCCCGCGCGGCAGGCCGCCGGGGGCCGGGTCCTGCCGGCGCCGCGCACGGCCCCCGAGCAGGTCACGGACGCGCTGGGCGGGCTCGGATACTCGACCCGGGAGGCCGAGGACGCCGTGGCGGCGGTGCTGGCCGGCGACGGCACCGACACCGACGACGTGTCAGCCATGCTGCGCGCCGCGCTCGCCTTCCTGCGGCCGCGGTAG
- the ruvB gene encoding Holliday junction branch migration DNA helicase RuvB, which yields MGEDGLVAAAATAEERAFEAGLRPRTLAEFVGQRKAREQLSIMLAGARGRGRPPDHVLLSGPPGLGKTSLAMIIAQELAVPLRLTSGPAIERAGDLVAILTALAPGEVLFIDEIHRIARPAEELLYSAMEDFRVDVVLGKGPGATAIPLDVAPFTLVGATTRAGLLTGPMRDRFGFTAHLDFYDPDELVAVLARSARLLGVELTPEGATEVAGRSRGTPRIANRLLRRVRDYAEVRADGVVTLDVAHAALRVYDVDPLGLDRLDRAVLTALVKRFGGGPVGLTTLAVSVGEEPETVEDVAEPFLLRAGLLVRTSRGRVATPAAFTHLGFDPPDQELGRSQVPPAQTALFSEPGFRAEAAPES from the coding sequence ATGGGTGAGGACGGGCTGGTCGCCGCGGCGGCCACCGCCGAGGAGCGTGCCTTCGAGGCGGGGCTGCGGCCGCGGACGCTGGCGGAGTTCGTCGGCCAGCGCAAGGCCAGGGAGCAGCTTTCGATCATGCTGGCCGGGGCGCGCGGGCGCGGCCGGCCACCGGACCACGTGCTGCTGTCCGGGCCGCCGGGGCTCGGCAAGACCAGCCTCGCGATGATCATTGCCCAGGAGCTGGCGGTGCCGCTGCGTTTGACCAGCGGCCCCGCGATCGAGCGGGCCGGCGACCTGGTCGCGATCCTGACCGCGCTCGCTCCCGGCGAGGTGCTCTTCATCGACGAGATCCACCGGATCGCCCGGCCGGCCGAGGAGCTGCTCTACTCGGCGATGGAGGACTTCCGCGTCGACGTGGTGCTCGGCAAGGGGCCCGGCGCGACCGCGATCCCGCTCGACGTCGCGCCGTTCACCCTCGTCGGCGCCACCACCCGCGCCGGCCTGCTGACCGGGCCGATGCGCGACCGGTTCGGCTTCACCGCGCACCTGGACTTCTACGACCCCGACGAGCTCGTCGCGGTCCTCGCCCGCTCGGCCCGGCTGCTCGGGGTGGAGCTCACGCCCGAGGGCGCGACCGAGGTGGCGGGGCGTTCCCGGGGCACCCCCCGGATCGCCAACCGGCTGCTGCGCCGGGTTCGGGACTACGCCGAGGTGCGCGCCGACGGGGTCGTCACCCTCGACGTCGCGCACGCCGCGTTGCGGGTGTACGACGTGGACCCGCTGGGCCTCGACCGGCTTGACCGCGCGGTGCTCACGGCCCTGGTGAAGCGCTTCGGCGGCGGGCCGGTCGGGCTCACCACGCTGGCCGTGTCGGTCGGGGAGGAGCCGGAGACCGTCGAGGACGTCGCCGAGCCGTTCCTGCTGCGGGCGGGCCTGCTGGTCCGGACCTCGCGCGGCCGGGTGGCCACGCCGGCGGCCTTCACCCACCTCGGCTTCGACCCGCCGGACCAGGAGCTCGGCCGGTCCCAGGTGCCGCCGGCCCAGACGGCCCTCTTTTCCGAACCGGGTTTCCGCGCGGAGGCCGCGCCAGAAAGCTGA
- the secD gene encoding protein translocase subunit SecD codes for MARRSTRTRETRSSWLRLGFLAGVLAVLYAIMALTGTFTPRLGLDLQGGTSVILTPRATQAGQKVNGGAVDKAVDIIRQRVDGLGVAESEVKRNGNQIEISVPGRGRSDVVNLVGQTAELRFRTVYTSGAGTAVVASPTATASVAPAASPSAGSTLAPASATPTAAGATTPATPKPTAGGAATPTASATSTARADAVGSALLAAGATTPTPTKAPTPAASASTAVAATASPTPAATASPSASAATPPADVQKKYDALVCPEKVHTTDAPGDWTAACSKDNTTKYLLMPASVVGTDVKTAQAQLQTTGGTANVSTGQWVVSVSFTGSGQKKFTKLTEDTINKPVAIVLDGVVQSAPVTNERIPGDASISGSFNQSSAEDLANVLKYGALPLAFEKSQAESISPTLGHTELRGGLLALAIGLGLVILYSFFYYRLLGVVVIASLAVSGLLVYATVCLLGSAIGFTLTLAGIAGLILSVGVTADSFVVYFERIKDEVREGRTIGHAVERAWPAARRTILSADTVSFLAAAVLYIVSIGSVRGFAFTLGLSTLSDVVLVFIFTRPLVTLLVRLRLFTSPRWSGLNPSNRGGPLAAARPRLARRAAPADGPGSPPGTATARVGRSSGQKRES; via the coding sequence TTGGCACGACGGTCGACGCGAACGCGGGAGACCCGTTCGTCATGGCTCCGGCTGGGGTTCCTGGCCGGTGTGCTCGCGGTGCTCTACGCGATCATGGCTCTCACCGGGACGTTCACGCCTCGGCTCGGCCTGGACCTGCAGGGCGGCACGAGCGTCATCCTCACGCCGCGCGCGACGCAGGCGGGCCAGAAGGTCAACGGCGGCGCGGTCGACAAGGCGGTCGACATCATCCGCCAGCGGGTCGACGGCCTCGGTGTCGCGGAGTCCGAGGTCAAGCGCAACGGCAACCAGATCGAGATCTCGGTGCCAGGCCGCGGCCGCTCCGACGTGGTGAACCTCGTCGGCCAGACCGCCGAGCTGCGGTTCCGGACGGTCTACACCTCCGGCGCCGGCACGGCGGTCGTGGCCTCCCCGACGGCGACCGCCTCGGTCGCCCCGGCCGCGTCGCCGTCGGCGGGCAGCACGCTCGCCCCGGCGAGCGCCACGCCGACCGCCGCCGGCGCGACGACCCCGGCCACCCCCAAGCCCACGGCCGGTGGCGCCGCGACTCCGACCGCCAGCGCCACCTCGACGGCGCGGGCCGACGCGGTCGGTTCGGCGCTGTTGGCCGCCGGCGCCACGACGCCTACCCCGACCAAGGCCCCGACGCCGGCCGCCTCGGCGAGCACCGCCGTGGCCGCGACGGCGTCACCCACCCCGGCGGCGACCGCCAGCCCGTCGGCGAGCGCGGCGACGCCGCCCGCCGACGTGCAGAAGAAGTACGACGCGCTGGTCTGCCCGGAGAAGGTGCACACCACCGACGCCCCCGGTGACTGGACCGCCGCGTGCTCGAAGGACAACACCACCAAGTACCTGCTGATGCCCGCTTCCGTCGTCGGAACGGACGTCAAGACCGCCCAGGCGCAACTGCAGACCACCGGCGGCACCGCGAACGTCTCCACCGGCCAGTGGGTCGTCTCCGTCAGCTTCACCGGCTCCGGCCAGAAGAAGTTCACCAAGCTGACCGAGGACACGATCAACAAGCCGGTGGCGATCGTCCTCGACGGCGTCGTCCAGTCGGCGCCGGTCACCAACGAGCGCATCCCCGGCGACGCGAGCATCTCCGGCAGCTTCAACCAGTCGTCCGCCGAGGACCTCGCGAACGTCCTGAAGTACGGCGCGCTCCCGTTGGCGTTCGAGAAGTCGCAGGCCGAGTCCATCTCGCCGACGCTCGGCCACACCGAGCTGCGCGGCGGCCTGCTCGCGCTCGCCATCGGCCTCGGGCTGGTCATCCTGTACTCGTTCTTCTACTACCGCCTGCTGGGCGTGGTCGTGATCGCGTCGCTCGCGGTCAGCGGGCTGCTGGTCTACGCCACGGTCTGCCTGCTCGGCTCGGCCATCGGCTTCACGCTGACGCTCGCCGGCATCGCCGGCCTCATCCTGTCCGTCGGTGTCACCGCCGACTCGTTCGTCGTCTACTTCGAACGGATCAAGGACGAGGTGCGGGAGGGCCGGACGATCGGGCACGCGGTCGAGCGGGCCTGGCCGGCGGCCCGGCGCACCATCCTGTCCGCGGACACGGTCTCGTTCCTGGCCGCGGCGGTCCTCTACATCGTGTCCATCGGCTCGGTCCGCGGCTTCGCGTTCACGCTTGGCCTGTCGACGCTGTCCGACGTGGTGCTCGTGTTCATCTTCACCCGGCCGCTCGTGACGCTGCTGGTCCGGCTGCGGCTGTTCACGTCGCCGCGGTGGTCGGGCCTGAACCCGTCGAACCGGGGCGGGCCGCTGGCGGCCGCGCGGCCTAGGCTCGCCCGGCGGGCGGCGCCGGCCGACGGGCCCGGCTCGCCACCGGGAACCGCGACCGCGCGGGTCGGCCGGTCATCCGGACAGAAGCGGGAGTCCTGA
- a CDS encoding YebC/PmpR family DNA-binding transcriptional regulator: MSGHSKWATTKHQKAVKDARRGKLFAKLIKTIEVAAKTGGGDPAGNPTLADAIAKAKSQSVPNENIDRAVKRGSGELGDSVNYESITYEAYGPNGVAVMVECLTDNRNRAASDVRVAITRNGGTVADPGSVAYLFNRKGVLLVTKTKDLTEDDVLVAVLDAGADEVNDLGEAFEVISEATDLHAVRVAATDAGLVIDSADISWLPSVSVPLEAEPARKVLKLVDALEDLDDVQSVWFNADISDEIMELVAG; encoded by the coding sequence ATGAGCGGTCACTCCAAGTGGGCGACCACGAAGCACCAGAAGGCGGTCAAGGACGCCCGTCGGGGCAAGCTGTTCGCCAAGCTGATCAAGACGATCGAGGTCGCGGCGAAGACCGGCGGCGGCGACCCCGCGGGCAACCCGACGCTGGCCGACGCGATCGCGAAGGCGAAGTCGCAGTCGGTGCCGAACGAGAACATCGACCGCGCCGTCAAGCGCGGCTCCGGTGAGCTCGGGGACTCCGTGAACTACGAGTCGATCACCTATGAGGCTTACGGCCCGAACGGTGTCGCGGTCATGGTCGAGTGCCTGACCGACAACCGCAACCGGGCCGCCTCGGACGTCCGGGTGGCGATCACCCGCAACGGTGGCACGGTCGCCGACCCGGGCTCGGTCGCCTACCTGTTCAACCGCAAGGGCGTCCTGCTGGTCACCAAGACCAAGGACCTGACCGAGGATGACGTGCTGGTGGCGGTGCTCGACGCCGGCGCCGACGAGGTCAACGATCTCGGCGAGGCGTTCGAGGTCATCTCCGAGGCGACCGACCTGCACGCGGTCCGGGTCGCGGCGACCGACGCCGGCCTGGTGATCGACTCGGCGGACATCTCGTGGCTGCCGAGCGTCAGCGTGCCGCTGGAGGCCGAGCCGGCCCGCAAGGTGCTCAAGCTCGTCGACGCGCTGGAGGACCTGGACGACGTCCAGTCCGTCTGGTTCAACGCCGACATCTCCGACGAGATCATGGAGCTGGTGGCCGGTTAG
- the yajC gene encoding preprotein translocase subunit YajC codes for MQPIAAAAIAANNEAASKSGGGFGSWLLPLLIVLVGVYFFTMQRRRQRAAQSEQSKLGPGTLVMTRSGLYGTIVETDGEDILLEIAPDVVCRFNRGAIGRVISSPDTPGVPEEDTPVSFEKDAETPSDETPTAETPADEPAAAPEAPEASQPPKKDL; via the coding sequence GTGCAACCAATCGCGGCCGCGGCGATCGCGGCCAACAACGAGGCCGCCAGCAAGTCGGGTGGCGGCTTCGGGAGCTGGCTGCTCCCGCTCCTGATCGTCCTGGTCGGGGTCTACTTCTTCACGATGCAGCGTCGGCGGCAGCGCGCGGCTCAGAGCGAGCAGTCGAAGCTCGGCCCCGGCACGCTCGTCATGACGCGCAGTGGGCTCTACGGGACGATCGTCGAGACCGACGGCGAGGACATCCTGCTGGAGATCGCGCCGGACGTGGTCTGCCGGTTCAACCGCGGCGCGATCGGCCGGGTCATCAGCTCCCCGGACACCCCAGGTGTCCCGGAGGAGGACACCCCGGTGTCGTTCGAGAAGGACGCGGAAACGCCGTCGGACGAGACGCCCACCGCCGAGACGCCGGCAGACGAACCGGCCGCGGCCCCCGAGGCGCCCGAGGCCAGCCAGCCGCCGAAGAAGGACCTCTAG
- the ruvC gene encoding crossover junction endodeoxyribonuclease RuvC, whose translation MRVMGVDPGLTRCGLGVVDGGGAGRRAALVEVGVARTPATEDVAIRLRDISVQIDLWLDRHRPDAVAVERVFSQANVRTVMGTAQVGAVAIVLAARRGLPVALYTPSEVKAAVTGSGRADKAQVTFMISKLLDLDTPPKPADAADALALALCHVWRGPGLARVRAAVAGGGAQA comes from the coding sequence ATGCGGGTAATGGGGGTTGACCCCGGGCTGACGAGATGTGGGCTCGGGGTCGTGGACGGCGGCGGCGCGGGGCGGCGGGCGGCGCTCGTCGAGGTGGGCGTCGCGCGCACCCCGGCCACCGAGGACGTGGCCATCCGGCTGCGGGACATCTCGGTGCAGATCGACCTGTGGCTCGACCGGCACCGGCCCGACGCGGTCGCGGTCGAGCGGGTGTTCAGCCAGGCCAACGTGCGCACGGTCATGGGCACCGCCCAGGTCGGCGCCGTCGCCATCGTGCTCGCCGCGCGCCGCGGCCTGCCGGTCGCCCTCTACACCCCCAGCGAGGTCAAGGCCGCCGTCACCGGCAGCGGCCGCGCGGACAAGGCCCAGGTGACCTTCATGATCTCCAAGCTGCTCGACCTGGACACCCCGCCGAAGCCGGCCGACGCCGCGGACGCGCTCGCCCTCGCGCTGTGCCATGTCTGGCGCGGCCCCGGGCTCGCGCGGGTGCGGGCGGCCGTTGCCGGCGGGGGGGCGCAGGCATGA
- a CDS encoding phosphatidylinositol mannoside acyltransferase gives MSNRTTDLAYALGWRVVRVLPERLAARGFDAAADWATRREGKGVRRLRANLARVVPEGTDLDALTRAAMRSYARYWLEVFRLQDMPAERYLGGQFFLGDEFHLRDAYAAGKGLILALPHMGSWELAGAWLVATGIPFTTVAERLKPESLFDRFVAFRESLGMEVIPLTGGAEPPSGLLAERLLAGGCLCLLADRDLSDSGVPVDFFGGQARMAAGPAALALRTGAALVPTALWFDGKGWNGRIYPPVEHTDVATMTQEMADAFADAIAAHPADWHMLQRIWPDPPAPAADPAQADPTQADPTGTDLAEADPTR, from the coding sequence ATGTCCAACAGGACCACCGATCTCGCCTACGCCCTCGGCTGGCGGGTCGTGCGCGTGCTGCCCGAGCGGCTGGCCGCCCGCGGCTTCGACGCCGCCGCGGACTGGGCCACCCGCCGCGAGGGCAAGGGGGTCCGGCGGCTGCGCGCGAACCTGGCCAGGGTGGTGCCCGAGGGCACCGACCTCGACGCGCTCACCCGTGCCGCGATGCGGTCGTACGCCCGCTACTGGCTGGAGGTCTTCCGGCTCCAGGACATGCCGGCGGAGCGCTACCTCGGCGGCCAGTTCTTCCTCGGGGACGAGTTCCACCTGCGCGACGCCTATGCCGCTGGCAAGGGCCTGATCCTCGCGCTGCCGCACATGGGGAGCTGGGAGCTGGCCGGCGCCTGGCTGGTCGCCACCGGGATCCCGTTCACCACCGTCGCGGAGCGGCTGAAGCCCGAATCGCTGTTCGACCGGTTCGTGGCCTTCCGTGAGTCGCTCGGGATGGAGGTCATCCCGCTGACCGGCGGCGCCGAGCCGCCGTCCGGGCTGCTCGCCGAGCGGCTGCTCGCCGGCGGCTGCCTGTGCCTGCTGGCAGACCGGGACCTGTCGGACAGCGGCGTGCCGGTCGACTTCTTCGGTGGGCAGGCGAGGATGGCCGCCGGGCCGGCGGCGCTCGCGCTGCGGACCGGAGCCGCGCTGGTGCCGACGGCCCTGTGGTTCGACGGCAAGGGCTGGAACGGCCGGATCTACCCGCCGGTCGAGCACACCGACGTCGCCACGATGACGCAGGAGATGGCCGACGCGTTCGCCGACGCGATCGCGGCGCACCCGGCCGACTGGCACATGCTGCAGCGCATCTGGCCCGACCCGCCGGCCCCGGCCGCCGACCCGGCCCAGGCGGACCCGACCCAGGCGGACCCGACCGGGACGGATCTGGCCGAGGCGGACCCGACCCGGTGA
- the pdxS gene encoding pyridoxal 5'-phosphate synthase lyase subunit PdxS, translating to MSAGATPAATPAGVPGVAPGGPAGPGRQAGTARVKRGMAEMLKGGVIMDVVNAEQAKIAEDAGAVAVMALERVPADIRAEGGVSRMSDPDMIQGIIEAVSIPVMAKARIGHFVEAQVLQALGVDYIDESEVLTPADPHHHIDKWGFTVPFVCGATNLGEALRRISEGAAMIRSKGEAGTGEVSNAVVHMRTIRGEIARLSTLPADELYSAAKELRAPYDLVAEVAALGTLPVVLFTAGGIATPADAALMMQLGADGVFVGSGIFKSGDPAKRARAIVEATTMYNDPGVIAKVSRGLGEAMVGINVSETPNAARFADRGW from the coding sequence ATGTCTGCCGGAGCCACGCCCGCCGCAACGCCCGCCGGAGTCCCCGGGGTAGCGCCCGGCGGGCCAGCCGGGCCGGGCCGCCAGGCCGGCACCGCGCGGGTGAAGCGGGGCATGGCCGAGATGCTCAAGGGCGGCGTCATCATGGACGTCGTCAACGCCGAGCAGGCCAAGATCGCCGAGGATGCCGGGGCTGTCGCCGTCATGGCGCTGGAGCGCGTCCCGGCCGACATCCGGGCCGAGGGCGGGGTCTCCCGGATGAGCGACCCGGACATGATCCAGGGGATCATCGAGGCCGTCTCGATCCCGGTCATGGCCAAGGCCCGCATCGGCCACTTCGTCGAGGCCCAGGTGCTGCAGGCGCTCGGCGTGGACTACATCGACGAGTCCGAGGTGCTCACCCCGGCCGACCCGCACCACCACATCGACAAGTGGGGCTTCACCGTCCCCTTCGTCTGTGGCGCCACCAACCTGGGGGAGGCGCTGCGGCGGATCTCCGAGGGCGCGGCGATGATCCGCTCCAAGGGCGAGGCGGGCACCGGCGAGGTGTCCAACGCCGTCGTGCACATGCGCACCATCCGCGGCGAGATCGCCAGGCTGTCCACGCTGCCGGCTGACGAGCTCTATTCGGCGGCGAAGGAGCTGCGCGCCCCGTATGACCTCGTGGCCGAGGTCGCCGCGCTGGGAACGCTGCCCGTCGTGCTCTTCACGGCCGGCGGCATCGCCACCCCGGCCGACGCGGCGCTGATGATGCAGCTCGGCGCGGACGGCGTGTTCGTCGGCTCCGGCATCTTCAAGTCCGGCGACCCGGCGAAGCGGGCGCGGGCGATCGTCGAGGCCACGACGATGTACAACGACCCGGGCGTCATCGCCAAGGTCTCCCGGGGCCTCGGCGAGGCGATGGTCGGCATCAACGTCTCCGAGACCCCGAACGCCGCCCGGTTCGCCGACCGCGGCTGGTGA